One region of Hyla sarda isolate aHylSar1 unplaced genomic scaffold, aHylSar1.hap1 scaffold_944, whole genome shotgun sequence genomic DNA includes:
- the LOC130350362 gene encoding histone H1B-like, translated as MAETAPAAAPPAEPAAKSKKQPKKSAAKKSHKPSGPSVSELLVKAVSASKERSGVSLAALKKALAAGGYDVDKNNSRLKLAIKGLVTKGTLLQVKGSGASGSFKINKNQLETKDKAAKKKPAAAAKKPAAAKKATKSPKKPKKAPSAAKSPKKAKKPAAAKSPKKAKKPAAAKSPKKPKAAPKKVTKSPAKKAAKPKAAKSPAKKVTKAKKSAAKK; from the coding sequence atgGCAGAAACCGCACCAGCCGCTGCTCCTCCCGCCGAACCGGCCGCAAAATCCAAGAAGCAGCCGAAGAAATCAGCCGCCAAGAAAAGCCACAAACCCTCCGGTCCCAGCGTGTCCGAGCTGCTCGTTAAAGCCGTGTCCGCCTCTAAGGAGCGCAGTGGGGTGTCTCTGGCCGCCCTGAAGAAGGCTCTGGCTGCCGGAGGATACGATGTAGACAAGAACAACAGCCGCCTGAAGCTGGCCATCAAGGGGCTGGTGACCAAGGGAACCCTGCTCCAGGTGAAAGGCAGCGGCGCCTCCGGATCCTTCAAGATCAACAAGAACCAGCTGGAGACTAAGGACAAGGCGGCCAAGAAGAAGCCGGCGGCTGCGGCCAAGAAGCCTGCAGCAGCTAAGAAAGCGACCAAATCCCCTAAGAAGCCAAAGAAGGCTCCGAGCGCGGCCAAGAGCCCGAAGAAAGCCAAGAAGCCTGCAGCGGCCAAGAGCCCGAAGAAAGCCAAGAAGCCTGCAGCGGCCAAGAGCCCCAAGAAGCCGAAGGCTGCTCCCAAGAAGGTGACCAAGAGCCCGGCTAAGAAGGCGGCCAAACCCAAAGCTGCCAAGAGCCCGGCTAAGAAGGTGACTAAAGCCAAGAAGAGCGCGGCTAAGAAATAA